The genomic DNA TTGAATCGTTCTCATGTCTTCCACTTTAATAGTCAAATCCACAGGGAACTCTTGGACATGATTGGGAACAGCTGCCGCAATATCATCAATAGGATTAGGAAGGAACAATTGTTTGACCTTAGGTATAAGAACCCTTGTCATTTGGGAAAGGTTTTCAGAGTTGAAATATGGAGAGGAGAATTCGCTTAGGTATAACCAAAGGAAATCTTGGTCGTGCATGAAGAATTCATTGCAATTTATACGTATCGAGGTTCTTAATATTTCTGACCCCCTCATAAGATTTGGTGAAAGGAATTCTCGAACGTATGCTGTGACTTGAAACCTGAAGAAATCGGACACGGCAGGATCTAGCCTATGGTTTTGACTGAGATAGCTTGAATAGTTGTGATGGGTTGTAGAAACATGAAAACTGTAACCAATTGATTCTTCTTCTGCTGGCATAAGGTAACTAATAACCATGTTATTGATGAGATCGATCAATATATCCTACTTACCAGAGAAACTGCTACCGTGATTAACCTAACTTGAAAAAGactaagcatatatatatatatatatatatatatatatatatatatatatatatatatatatatatatatatatatatatatatatatatatatatactatctaTATACTATCTATCCTCTTAGGTCAATCTTACTCCTACAATTAAGCCAAAAAAGTAGAAATTTTAAAAcagtttaatttatatatttatttttaaaaatattaaatttatatacatacaccaaaaatctttaaaacatttttttatatctAATAATTATTGGTGATGCATGCTactattagaaaaaaaaattaaaagtttcaggttaatatttttttaactcttaaaaataaatttaatttaatttgttattcatatttttctaaacttgttggctttaaatatgtttttctaatgttgttggtttttaaatattaataacttatttatattaatatgtaaatataaacaattattgTCAACCAACTGGTTAACCTTATTTAATTCAACTAACACAAATTCTTATTAACTAGACGTATACCCGCACGATGTAcggataatttttattaaattattaataataataataaggctaaattacagttttggtccccctgttttaggtttttcacgattttggtccccctattttctttttaaacagttttggtcccccatcccaattttgatgcaactgttcatgtactgttcatgtacggatatgtactgttcatgtacgaacatgtactgttcatgcactattcatggacaaaattgggatgggggaccaaatctgtttaaaaagaaaataggaggaccaaaatcgtgaaaaacctaaaacagggggaccaaaaatgtaatttagcctaataataaatattgtagtttaaattaataatttaaaatataatgatataaattagcaataatttgataataatttaatagtttgCATGTCttaaaaaataacaatgtatgTTAACCAAAATGAGAAATAAATTATAgagtaaaaatagtaaaaattaattgagtaaaaatagtaaaattaatagagtaaaaaatattaaaattattgtcATTGTTATTATTGGTATTGATTTAAAAAACTTTAGACATAATATAGTAAATAATTTGAAATATAATCACATTTGAACATGTATGattataaaaagtaaataaataattgaaatcgACCACAAAcatctatataaaaaaattaattaaaaaaatatttttgacaagaaatatattatttttgacaTATTATTGAAGTATTATTTAATgtaataaagtaaaaaattaaaaatgatgatGTAATTTAATGGCTTATATATGAAATATATGGAGAATATCATATATTATAGAATTTTGAGCAACTATTAACGTGCAAAAGTGTGTAAAGGGAGAATGTTACCTTAATTCGTGCAATTTTACCATTCTCCTCACATGTTAATACCTGTAAAATAGGTTAGTGATATTAGCTATAACTTCTATTAGTTTAATTAACTATTTAAACTGATTTAGTGGGGTGTGCCGATCcacgtttattttattttattttaatttatttgaaaattataatttagaatcaactaattaaattaa from Vicia villosa cultivar HV-30 ecotype Madison, WI unplaced genomic scaffold, Vvil1.0 ctg.000004F_1_1_1, whole genome shotgun sequence includes the following:
- the LOC131621396 gene encoding uncharacterized protein LOC131621396 codes for the protein MVISYLMPAEEESIGYSFHVSTTHHNYSSYLSQNHRLDPAVSDFFRFQVTAYVREFLSPNLMRGSEILRTSIRINCNEFFMHDQDFLWLYLSEFSSPYFNSENLSQMTRVLIPKVKQLFLPNPIDDIAAAVPNHVQEFPVDLTIKVEDMRTIQERERAVMEHFERIIQERERAVMEESMQFGPASDEAILSLKAYSLPRNCCICMERFHDELEEGGDSDDVKISTMVCGHVFHYDCIVKWLQTSRACPLCRYAMPT